From Prosthecobacter vanneervenii:
GGCCGCGCTCAAGCCCACCAACATCAACTTCAAGACCTTCCTGCCCCTGCTGCTGCAGCACAAGCTCTGGCCGGAAACGCCGTCGCATTATTCGCAGAGCTACCTGCATGACCAGTCATTGGATCGGAAAGCCATCCCCCAGCTTGACGCCGACAACCGCACGCTGGTGGAGAGCTACCTGGCCAACATCGAAATCATGGAGCGGCTCACACGTTTGAACGCCAACCTCGCGCTGCTGAAAATGCACCTGAAGCAGACCGAGGCTGCCGCCAGCCCAACGTTGGATGCCGAGGTCTGCGGGCTGCGGGTAGGCGACTTCAAGCTGGTGACCTTCCCCGGAGAGGTCACAGTGCAGGTGGGACTGAACATCAAGAAAGCGGCGAATGACGCCCGCGCTTTTGTTTCCGGCTACACCAATGGCTACATCTGGTACACACCCACTGTGGAGCAGCGCCTGAACAGCGGCTATGCGCAGGAAGACTGTGACACGCTGGTCGCGCCCGAGTGGCAGAAGATTTTTGAGACGAAGGCGCTGGAAGTTTTGCGCAATCTCAGCCGATAAGCTTTTTCATGAAATCATCACTCCTGCTTCTGTTTGCCGCATTTGCCTGCTCCAACTTGGCCGCAGACGATTTGCCAAAGACGCTCATGACCACGCGTGGCAAGCTGCTGGTCAGCGAGGACTTTACGCCGCCGCTCGCGCCTGTGGTTGGCAAGCCGGTGGGATTTGCCAGCGGGTTCACCGGCTGGCGCTACAATGCAGGACCTGCAGGTGGGAAATCCGGCTATTGGAAACTGACCGACGGAGTTTTCACCGGGGTGGAAAGCCCGGGGGCCAATCATCCGGCGACAGCCTCGTTTGGCTTTCAGTTCACCGACGCCATCATTCAATGTGAGGTGAGGCTGAACGACGTGCCCGATGAAGGCCGCAAATACCGCTCTTTGTTTGTGAAGGCGACGGATGCCAAGGACTACGTGATCGCGCTGAGCGTGGGACCGGGAGGCCTATTTCTGACGCCATATGATGCGGAGCGCATCAACCCCACGACCAAGCAGCGGGAAAAAGGAACGGCGGGCCGCGCGCTGACGCCCGTCAAACTCAACGAATGGCACACTGTGGTGCTGGAGATCAAAGGCACGGAAGTGGTGGGTACGATCGACGGCAAAAGTACCACGCTGAGCAATCCGCTGATTGGCACGGCGAAACACAGCATCATGCTCGGGGCCGGCACGGAGGCGAGCTTTCGCCATCTGCGCATGTGGGAGGCGCTGCCCAACGCAGACTGGGCCTCAGCCAAGGCGGCACTGCAGGCAACGGTGAAACCTTGAGCTGTCAGTCACTGCGAACCGTCATTTCATTAACCTCATGAACTTGTCTTCCCTCCTCCGTCTCCTGCTCATCATGGCTGCCACTTGCGTATGGCAGCTCCAAGCCGCCGAACCAGCCCACATCGTCATGATGATCGGCGAGGACGAATATCACACCTGGGAAACCCTGCCGGAGTTTGCCGCCCAAGAATTGAAAGCCGCGCCTTATCGCGTCACCATCATTCAGGCGGACAAGGCGGATAAGAACCAGTTCCCAGGCTTCGTGGAGGCCGTGCATGATGCCGATCTCCTTTTCATCAGCGTGCGCCGCCGGACTCCGCCGGTGGAGGTGATCAAAGCCGTGCGCGCTCATCTCGATGCCGGCAAGCCGCTGGTGGGCATCCGCACGGCCAGCCATTGCTTCGCGCTGCGTCCCAAGGAGCCGGAACCCAAGGCCGGCCTGGGCATCTGGCAGGACTTTGATCCGCAGGTGCTGGGCGGCAACTACACCGGCCACTACGGCAAAGATCCCGCCGCTATCACAGTGATTCCGGGTGCGGAGTCACATCCCATCCTGCGTGGAGTTGTGGTCTCTGAACTCATCGGTCATGGCGGTCTGTATAAAAACACACCACTGCAATCCGGCACGACAGCGCTTTTGAAGGGAACGCTGCCAGGGACCGAGACCGAGCCTGTCGCGTGGACTCATCTGTATGGAGAAAAGAAGGCCCGCGTCTTCTACACCTCGATGGGGCATTGGGATGACTTCAAGCTGCCAGCCTTCCGGCGCTTTTTGCTCAATGGCATCGCCTGGGCGCTGGAGAAACCCTGACATTTTTTCTTCGGCGTGTCGGCTGTGCAGCCTTGAGCATCGCCGCACGCTCGCCATAGGAAGCGGCTCACCAAACCACCCGACAAACATGCGACTTCAAGACCAGGTCATCCTCATCACCGGCAGCTGCACGGGCATTGGCGAATTCATGGCGCGGCGCTTCGTTGCCGAAGGCGCCCGAGTCGTCCTGCACGGACTGGAAACCGAACGCGGCGAGGCTTTGAGGCAGGAGCTTGGCACCGACAAAGCAGCCTTCTGCCAGGGCAACCTCGCCGACCCGGAGGTCCCGGCCAAACTGGCCGCTGATGCCATCGCCGCCTTCGGCAAAATCGACGCTCTGGTGAACAACGCGGCCATGACCAACCGTGCGCGCATCGCCGAGACGGACGCGGCCATGTTTGACCGCATCATCGCCGTGAACGCCCGTGCACCCATGCTCCTCATCCGTGCGCTGCTGCCCGAGCTGAAAAAAAACCAAGGCGTGGTGCTGAACATCGGCTCCGTGCTGGCCCACTGCGGTCAGGCCAATCTGCTGGCCTACTCCATGTCCAAGGGCGCGCTCATGACGATGACCCGCAACCTGGCCGATGCGCTCGGCACCGACCGCGTGCGTGTGAACCAGCTCAATGTCGGCTGGACCCTCACGGAGAACGAATACAAGGTGAAGCTCGGCGATGGTCTCGGTGAAGGCTGGCCCGAGCGTCTGCCAGCCTACGCAGTTCCCATGGGCCGTTTGCTGAGGCCTGAAGACATCGCCGCCGCCGCTGTATACTGGGTCAGCCGCGAGAGCTTTCCTGTCACCGGCACCGTGGCCGAGCTGGAGCAGTACCCGCTCATCGGCCGCTACACCAATCACGAGGGCGATCCTCTCAAACAACAAGATCACACCAACTAAACCACCATGAAACTGATCCGCTTTGGAAACCCTGGAGAAGAAAAACCCGGCCTGTTGCTGGAAGATGGCCGCCGCATCGACGCAAGCGCCTTTGGCAGTGACTACGATGAGAAATTCTTTGGAGGAGACGGCCTTGAGCGTCTGGCCGCCTGGGCCAAGGCCAACGCCGCCACGGCTCCCACGGTGTCTGCTGAAACCCGCCTCGGCCCCTGTGTCGCCCGCCCCAGCAAGATCATCTGCATCGGCCTGAACTACGTGGACCATGCCAAGGAAAGCGGCATGCCCATCCCGGCGGAGCCTATCGTTTTCTTCAAGGCCACCAGCGCCATCGTGGGTCCGAATGACAACGTGGTCATCCCGCGCAACTCCAAGAAGACCGACTGGGAAGTCGAGCTCGCTTTCGTCATCGGCAAAAAGGCCAGCTACGTTTCCGAAGCGGACGCCATGAGCCATGTGGCCGGCTACTGCGTGCACAATGACTACAGCGAGCGAGAGTGGCAGTTGGAGCGCGGCGGCCAGTGGGTGAAGGGCAAAAGCTGCGACACCTTTGCGCCCATCGGGCCCTTCCTCGCCACCAGCGATGAGATCCCTGATCCGCAGAACCTCAAGCTCTGGCTCAAGCTGAACGGCAAGACCATCCAAAACAGCAGCACCGCGCAGATGATCTTCGGCGTGCAGAAGCTGGTGAGCTATCTGAGCCAGTTCATGAGCCTGCTGCCCGGAGACATCATCACCACCGGCACACCTCCCGGAGTCGGCCTTGGCTTCAAACCCGAGCCGGTTTTCATGAAGCCCGGCGATGTCATCGAGCTCGGCGTCGAAGGCCTCGGCGTCCAGGGCCAGACGGCTGTCGCCGCATAAAGCAGTCGAGCTTTAGCTCGTCCGGAAAACTCAATAGCCTTTTGAATTGGGGTCCGCACAGTCTTCTGTGCGGACCCTTTTTTGACTGCTCCTGCAAGGCTGGCATCGGAGATGTGGCTTATGGCCCCGTGTTTACCGGGCTGCACTTCAGCCGCACAAAACCTTTGCCGCTCAGATTCGCGTTGACCGTGATCGTGCCGTCGCCGTTGTTCGTCGTTTGCGCCGCAGGGATGTCAGTCCAGTTCACCAGGTCCGTGGAGGATTGCGCCTGGATGCTGCCCCATTCGGTGAAGACCATGCGAGGCTGGTAGGTCAATGTCAGCGCGCCATTCTGCAGCACCGGCCTTGGCATGCTGGAGGTGCCTGTGACATTCTCCAGTGCGAACTCGACGCCGTTGGGTATGCCGTTGCCATTCGAATCGGCCGTGAAGCTGCCACTCTGCCCCACTGAGGCGAGCCATTCGGTGAAGGGGATGTTGGGATCCAGCCCTAGCAGGGTGGAGATGATGTAGCTGTCGCTCACCGGTGTGATTGCCGTGGCTGGATACTGGGCATTGAAGGCATCCACGACCATCTGCGCGATCTTGGTATGCGCGCAGGTGTTGGGGTGAAATCCGTCTCC
This genomic window contains:
- a CDS encoding LamG domain-containing protein; translated protein: MKSSLLLLFAAFACSNLAADDLPKTLMTTRGKLLVSEDFTPPLAPVVGKPVGFASGFTGWRYNAGPAGGKSGYWKLTDGVFTGVESPGANHPATASFGFQFTDAIIQCEVRLNDVPDEGRKYRSLFVKATDAKDYVIALSVGPGGLFLTPYDAERINPTTKQREKGTAGRALTPVKLNEWHTVVLEIKGTEVVGTIDGKSTTLSNPLIGTAKHSIMLGAGTEASFRHLRMWEALPNADWASAKAALQATVKP
- a CDS encoding ThuA domain-containing protein, whose translation is MNLSSLLRLLLIMAATCVWQLQAAEPAHIVMMIGEDEYHTWETLPEFAAQELKAAPYRVTIIQADKADKNQFPGFVEAVHDADLLFISVRRRTPPVEVIKAVRAHLDAGKPLVGIRTASHCFALRPKEPEPKAGLGIWQDFDPQVLGGNYTGHYGKDPAAITVIPGAESHPILRGVVVSELIGHGGLYKNTPLQSGTTALLKGTLPGTETEPVAWTHLYGEKKARVFYTSMGHWDDFKLPAFRRFLLNGIAWALEKP
- a CDS encoding SDR family oxidoreductase, yielding MRLQDQVILITGSCTGIGEFMARRFVAEGARVVLHGLETERGEALRQELGTDKAAFCQGNLADPEVPAKLAADAIAAFGKIDALVNNAAMTNRARIAETDAAMFDRIIAVNARAPMLLIRALLPELKKNQGVVLNIGSVLAHCGQANLLAYSMSKGALMTMTRNLADALGTDRVRVNQLNVGWTLTENEYKVKLGDGLGEGWPERLPAYAVPMGRLLRPEDIAAAAVYWVSRESFPVTGTVAELEQYPLIGRYTNHEGDPLKQQDHTN
- a CDS encoding fumarylacetoacetate hydrolase family protein; the protein is MKLIRFGNPGEEKPGLLLEDGRRIDASAFGSDYDEKFFGGDGLERLAAWAKANAATAPTVSAETRLGPCVARPSKIICIGLNYVDHAKESGMPIPAEPIVFFKATSAIVGPNDNVVIPRNSKKTDWEVELAFVIGKKASYVSEADAMSHVAGYCVHNDYSEREWQLERGGQWVKGKSCDTFAPIGPFLATSDEIPDPQNLKLWLKLNGKTIQNSSTAQMIFGVQKLVSYLSQFMSLLPGDIITTGTPPGVGLGFKPEPVFMKPGDVIELGVEGLGVQGQTAVAA